A genomic window from Malassezia vespertilionis chromosome 6, complete sequence includes:
- the DGK1 gene encoding diacylglycerol kinase (CTP) (TransMembrane:7 (i292-310o316-335i362-379o385-402i423-443o511-529i536-554o); BUSCO:EOG09263OD3; EggNog:ENOG503NXUY; COG:I) yields the protein MVKGGGRRGRGQGKHGKQSSISKDKESVFVDETNLASGLEQGAVETEDSADAIFSPHAVGAPQDNKPLQLNAPDQIAEQNALLKLQVEKLQGDLKDAQRAFAESHNAFAEQMTTLQEAFEKEKAEAVRTVETSLLEANATKSTAERTAKNAEERALAAENALSETLSKSHPAPEALADIAKKLGYSNDTNYTLAESYTALYDEKIEANAIFEEVQPELEDVHAQLKATDHAAASTLAAALAQLQRLLRVLARTPSYQESTPQTMPTATGSSKPSAGDTPISAWEYWIEKWEIPRKILHGSIGFGVLWLYVNNYDTALVTRNLFCFLLFVAANDLLRLNLPFYERIYEGVLGVLMREGERERVTGVLWYLVGVICSMHFFPEDIAAVSIMILSWCDPCASMFGRLFGKYTPALPSIFFARRKSLAGFLAAVVVGMLVAFVFWGTGLADMRERNMQLSWSPHGVATFGSDRAPGLAHTGWMGLRFGFQSHGDQSFIAKLSALGQSPGPAMPPWLMYIACGLIAGISEALELGGIDDNLTIPILSALGIWGGLYAWGRCFA from the exons ATGGTTAAGGGCGgaggccgccgcggccgcggTCAGGGCAAGCATGGGAAACAAAGTTCCATATCTAAAGATAAAGAGTCGGTATTTGTGGACGAGACGAATTTAGCGTCTGGGCTTGAGCAGGGTGCGGTGGAGACCGAGGATAGTGCGGACGCCATATTTTCCCCACATGCAGTCGGTGCCCCGCAAGACAATAAGCCTTTACAACTCAATGCGCCAGACCAAATTGCTGAGCAAAACGCGCTTTTGAAGCTGCAGGTAGAGAAATTACAAGGTGACCTTAaagatgcacagcgcgcatttgcagAGAGCCACAACGCATTCGCAGAGCAGATGACCACATTACAAGAAGCCTTTGAGAAGGAAAAGGCAGAGGCCGTGCGCACTGTAGAGACATCGTTATTGGAGGCGAATGCGACAAAGTCCACTGCGGAGCGCACAGCGAAAAATGCCGAAGAACGCGCATTAGCCGCAGAAAATGCGCTCTCTGAGACACTGTCCAAATCGCACCCAGCCCCCGAAGCACTTGCAGACATTGCAAAAAAGCTTGGATACAGTAATGATACTAACTAT ACATTGGCTGAAAGT TATACCGCACTCTACGACGAAAAAATTGAGGCTAATGCAATTTTCGAGGAAGTCCAACCGGAACTCGAGgatgtgcatgcacagctcAAAGCAACGGACCACGCAGCGGCCAGCACactcgccgctgcgctggcACAGCTGCAACGCC TTTTACGTGTACTTGCGCGTACCCCGTCCTACCAAGAGTCGACACCGCAGACCATGCCTACCGCGACCGGCAGTTCAAAACCGAGCGCGGGAGACACTCCCATCTCTGCGTGGGAGTACTGGATTGAGAAGTGGGAGATCCCGCGCAAGATCTTGCACGGGAGCATCGGGTTCGGTGTTCTTTGGCTGTACGTGAACAACTATGATACGGCTCTGGTCACGCGCAACCTGTTCTGCTTTCTTCTTTTTGTCGCTGCAAACGACTTGCTGCGTCTCAATTTGCCCTTCTATGAGAGGATATATGAGGGAGTTCTCGGTGTATTAATGCGTGAGGGGGAGCGGGAGCGTGTGACTGGCGTTCTTTGGTACCTTGTGGGTGTCATTTGCAGCATGCACTTTTTCCCCGAGGACATTGCAGCCGTCTCTATCATGATCTTATCGTGGTGCGATCCCTGTGCGTCGATGTTTGGCCGCCTCTTTGGCAAATACACGCCGGCGCTGCCTTCCAtcttctttgcgcgccgaaagTCTCTTGCGGGCTTCCTCGCTGCAGTGGTGGTCGGTATGCTTGTCGCATTCGTCTTTTGGGGGACGGGTCTGGCAGacatgcgcgagcgcaacatGCAACTTTCGTGGAGCCCGCATGGCGTAGCGACGTTTGGATCTGATCGTGCGCCTGGCCTCGCGCATACTGGATGGATGGGGCTGCGTTTTGGATTTCAATCACATGGGGATCAGTCGTTCATTGCCAAGCTTTCAGCGCTTGGCCAAAGCCCAGGGCCGGCTATGCCGCCGTGGCTCATGTACATTGCTTGCGGCCTCATTGCCGGCATCTCGGAGGCGCTCGAGTTGGGAGGCATAGATGACAACCTGACCATCCCGATTCTCAGCGCCCTTGGTATTTGGGGTGGACTGTACGCATGGGGCAGGTGTTTTGCGTAA
- the CLF1 gene encoding NineTeen Complex (NTC) component (COG:D; EggNog:ENOG503NVIZ), protein MEAERQAPRIKNRAPAPVQITAEQLLREAQENQDKPLQGLARHRIEDYEELDDYRARKRKDFEDAIRRLRGNMVSWIRYATWEANQGQMDRARSVFERALDVNPHHIPLWIRYTEQELKARNVNHARNLFDRAVSILPRIDQLWYKYVHVEELLGNVGGTREIFERWMSWEPEERAWSAYISFELRYNEYERASAVWERAVTCHPTPRQWIRWAKYEEDRGDLEKTRRVFHMALDFFGEDESVLERVQTVFTAFAKMETRQTEYDRARMIYKYALERLPRAKSEGIYASYTRFEKQFGNIKGVEDTVTQKRRLQYEEELESGQGTGNYDTWFDYTRLEEDSYRTLLEDDAPESMLEMAREKVRQVYERATAQVPPAYEKRLWRRYIYLWLRYALFEELDTKDLELAKKVYATAVSIVPHREFTFAKLWLAYAKFEVRRLDIAVARKILGTAIGLAPKKKLYAGYIELELALKEFDRARKLYEKSLEWDPTSSSTWVRFAELEQNLFDLDRARAIYELGITQSESDLGGLDMPEVLWKAYIDFEFGEREMERVDALYERLLERTGHVKVWISYALGKMAAALAFEEDEDADAEEEGAKSTLSSEEEALRAQRRAGAAEETRNIFKRGYENLREQELKDESVVLLEAWKVFEEEHGDESKVAAVQERMPRVLKKRRELGDGATEEYYDLVFPEDEKKDKPALKLLQMAHAWRAQQQQPT, encoded by the exons ATGGAGGCAGAACGGCAGGCACCGCGGATCAAGaatcgcgcgccagcgccggtTCAGATCACCGCTGAGCAGCTTCTTCGTGAGGCGCAAGAGAACCAAGATAAGCCCTTGCAAGGACTAGCTCGGCACCGAATTGAGGACTACGAAGAGCTGGATGACTaccgtgcgcgcaagcgtaAAGATTTCGAGGATGCTATCCGACGCCTTCGCGGCAAT ATGGTATCGTGGATACGATATGCGACGTGGGAAGCGAATCAAGGTCAAATGGACCGCGCGCGGTCCGTATTTGAGCGCGCTTTGGATGTCAACCCTCACCATATTCCATTATGGATACGATACACGGAACAAGAGCTAAAGGCGCGGAATGTGAACCATGCGCGAAACCTGTTTGACCGTGCCGTTTCGATTCTTCCTCGCATCGACCAGCTTTGGTACAAATACGTGCATGTGGAAGAGTTGTTGGGCAACGTGGGCGGCACCAGGGAAATTTTTGAGCGCTGGATGAGCTGGGAGCCAGaggagcgtgcgtggaGTGCGTACATTTCATTCGAGCTTCGGTACAATGAATATgagcgtgcaagcgcagtcTGGGAGCGTGCCGTGACGTGCCATCCGACGCCTAGGCAGTGGATTCGATGGGCCAAGTACGAAGAGGACCGTGGCGATCTAGAGAAAACGCGACGTGTCTTTCACATGGCGCTCGACTTTTTCGGGGAAGATGAGAGCGTGTtggagcgcgtgcaaacGGTGTTCACAGCATTCGCCAAGATGGAGACGCGACAAACCGAGTATGACCGCGCACGTATGATCTACAAGTATGCCCTTGAACGGCTCCCACGCGCCAAAAGTGAAGGCATCTATGCCAGTTATACACGCTTTGAAAAGCAGTTCGGTAACATTAAAGGCGTGGAAGACACAGTCACACAGAAACGCCGCCTGCAGTACGAAGAGGAGCTCGAATCTGGACAAGGCACGGGCAACTATGATACGTGGTTTGACTATACGCGGTTGGAGGAAGACTCTTATCGTACTTTGCTTGAGGATGATGCACCCGAATCTATGCTGGagatggcgcgcgaaaaagtGCGCCAAGTGTACGAGCGCGCGACTGCGCAAGTTCCACCGGCGTACGAAAAGCGGTTGTGGCGGAGATATATCTATCTCTGGCTCCGCTACGCTCTCTTTGAAGAGCTGGATACCAAAGACCTTGAGCTTGCTAAAAAAGTATATGCCACAGCCGTGTCTATTGTACCACACCGTGAGTTTACCTTTGCTAAACTCTGGCTTGCGTATGCTAAATTTGAAGTGCGTCGCTTGGACATTGCTGTTGCGCGGAAAATTTTAGGGACTGCGATTGGACTCGCGCCAAAAAAGAAGCTGTATGCGGGGTACATTGAGCTGGAGCTCGCATTAAAAGAATTTGATCGTGCCCGCAAATTGTATGAAAAGTCGCTGGAGTGGGATCCcacgagctcgagcacctGGGTCCGGTTTGCAGAGCTCGAGCAAAATCTCTTTGATTTGGaccgcgcgcgtgcaattTATGAGCTTGGCATCACCCAATCCGAGTCAGATTTGGGCGGCTTAGACATGCCGGAGGTGTTGTGGAAAGCGTATATCGACTTCGAATTTGGCGAACGCGAAATGGAGCGCGTGGATGCCTTGTACGAGCGTCTTTTGGAGCGCACAGGGCACGTCAAGGTATGGATTAGCTATGCATTGGGCAAAATGGCTGCGGCACTCGCATTCGAAGAGGACGAAGATGCGGACGCTGAAGAGGAGGGTGCAAAAAGCACGCTTTCCAGTGAGGAAGAAGCActtcgcgcgcagcgacgcgctggGGCGGCAGAAGAGACTCGCAACATTTTCAAACGTGGCTACGAGAATTTGCGTGAACAAGAGCTAAAGGACGAATCTGTGGTACTCTTGGAGGCGTGGAAAGTGTTCGAGGAAGAGCACGGCGATGAAAGCAAGGTCGCTGCCGTGCAAGAGAGGATGCCACGCGTGCTTaagaagcgccgcgaacttggcgacggcgcaaCGGAAGAATACTACGACCTGGTATTCCCTGAAGACGAAAAGAAGGACAAGCCGGCTTTAAAGCTCCTCCAAATGgcgcacgcttggcgcgcccagcagcagcagcctACATAA
- a CDS encoding eukaryotic sulfide quinone oxidoreductase (COG:C; EggNog:ENOG503NWYC), with translation MFLGSVRAVVHQRGPTRLFSTSTLAADASHKVVVVGGGTAGLTVAHQLLRSEKFKQDDIAIVEPSEWHNYQPGWTLVGGGLSTRDAMRRKVSSLINPKIQLYQDAVSTFEPGQNQVTTASGEKLTYGDLVVASGFEINLDNIEGLGKALADPNSKVASIYTYATVDKVFNKIKAFKNGKAIFTQPGSPIKCAGAPQKIMWMALDLWTKAGLFKPHNPDSPVDVDFATGMPTMFSVPKYSEVLNNLREERGVGGLFQHDLVAVEDDTAIFALPSGEKVRMNFDFLHVTPRMKPPKFLADSLLANEAGYCAVDPATLQSVKFDNVWALGDSSSLPTSKTAAAITGEAPVLVENLLSAIEKKPIVGQYDGYTSCPLITEYGKVLLAEFVYNALPKETFSKYGIDQSKPQSVFYHLKKSFFPWVYFNSFVKGTWNGPKGWSFGLRGYASNASPNQKRGFATSAISLRNAPVRRPRDPLNTGRSSRSVLESGATFISRAPPTPVSGRTTLESANALFDSAVPVSEADLGSLPPQLRQRTSGKTLTETEIAQIQQLRAEAPYSNTAGKLAKQFGCSPTFVSIVAPVPKQIRNARAAERKLQSATWGMNKRVASEERRERRALW, from the coding sequence ATGTTCCTGGGATCTGTCCGAGCCGTTGTTCACCAACGCGGGCCAACACGCCTCTTTTCTACATCTACATTGGCAGCCGATGCTTCCCACAAGGTAGTCGTTGTCGGTGGTGGTACTGCAGGCTTGACTGTAGCGCACCAGCTCTTGCGTTCTGAAAAATTTAAGCAAGACGATATCGCGATTGTGGAGCCATCCGAGTGGCATAACTACCAACCCGGATGGACACTTGTCGGAGGTGGTCTTTCTACACGCGatgcaatgcgccgcaaagtATCTTCGTTGATCAATCCCAAGATCCAGCTGTATCAAGATGCAGTATCAACGTTCGAGCCTGGGCAGAACCAAGTGACGACTGCGAGCGGTGAAAAGCTTACATACGGTGACCTTGTTGTTGCTTCTGGCTTCGAAATCAATTTGGACAACATTGAAGGGCTCGGAAAGGCGCTGGCAGACCCGAACTCCAAAGTCGCCTCAATCTACACCTACGCCACAGTGGACAAGGTCTTCAACAAGATCAAAGCGTTCAAGAACGGAAAAGCGATTTTCACGCAGCCCGGTTCACCCATTAAGTGCGctggtgcgccgcagaagATCATGTGGATGGCTTTGGACCTGTGGACGAAGGCGGGACTCTTTAAGCCGCACAACCCGGACTCCCCTGTTGACGTCGACTTTGCTACCGGCATGCCCACCATGTTTAGTGTTCCCAAGTACAGTGAAGTGCTTAACAATCTGCGTGAAGAGCGCGGTGTAGGCGGGCTTTTTCAACACGATCTGGTCGCGGTCGAAGACGACACGGCCATTTTTGCGCTTCCCAGCGGCGAAAAGGTTCGCATGAACTTCGACTTTTTGCACGTCACGCCACGGATGAAACCTCCCAAGTTTCTCGCCGATTCCCTGCTCGCTAACGAGGCAGGTTATTGCGCTGTTGACCCTGCAACCCTGCAAAGCGTCAAGTTCGACAACGTATGGGCGCTTGGCGACTCGAGCTCGCTTCCGACGAGCAAGACGGCTGCTGCTATTACCGGCGAAGCACCTGTCCTCGTTGAAAACCTCTTGTCTGCTATTGAGAAGAAGCCGATAGTGGGTCAGTACGACGGATACACTTCTTGCCCACTCATTACCGAGTACGGCAAGGTGCTCTTGGCCGAGTTTGTGTACAACGCCTTGCCCAAAGAAACTTTTTCCAAGTATGGTATCGATCAGTCGAAACCCCAGTCTGTGTTCTACCATCTTAAAAAGTCCTTCTTCCCGTGGGTGTACTTTAACAGCTTCGTCAAGGGCACTTGGAATGGGCCCAAGGGCTGGAGCTTTGGCTTGCGTGGATACGCTTCGAACGCATCCCCGAACCAGAAGCGCGGATTTGCAACGAGCGCTATTTCGTTGCGTAATGCTCCGGTGCGACGCCCTCGCGACCCTTTGAATACCGGCCGTTCTTCGCGTTCGGTTTTAGAATCGGGCGCAACATTTATTTCCCGTGCGCCTCCCACGCCTGTTTCTGGCCGCACGACCTTGGAAAGTGCCAATGCGCTTTTCGACAGTGCTGTGCCGGTAAGTGAGGCGGATCTCGGTTCGCTGCCTCCTCAATTGCGCCAGCGTACGTCGGGCAAGACTCTCACTGAGACGGAAATTGCACAGATTCAGCAGCTTCGTGCAGAGGCACCATACAGTAACACTGCtggcaagctcgccaagcagtTCGGTTGCTCGCCTACGTTTGTAAGCATTGTTGCACCTGTGCCGAAGCAAATCCGTAACGCCCGTGCTGCTGAGCGCAAGCTTCAGAGTGCTACATGGGGCATGAACAAGCGCGTTGCCTCTGAGGAGCGtcgcgagcgtcgcgccctTTGGTAA